In Nymphaea colorata isolate Beijing-Zhang1983 chromosome 5, ASM883128v2, whole genome shotgun sequence, one genomic interval encodes:
- the LOC116254790 gene encoding glutaredoxin-C1-like, protein MERVEKLAKQSAVVVFSKSSCCMCHAMKRLFRELGVNAMVVELDQEPKGKDMERALASLIGGNGRNPPVPAVYIGGRLVGPTERVMAHHINGTLVHMLREAGALWIL, encoded by the coding sequence ATGGAAAGGGTGGAGAAGCTGGCGAAGCAGAGCGCGGTGGTGGTCTTCAGCAAGAGCTCGTGCTGCATGTGCCACGCCATGAAACGACTGTTCAGGGAGCTGGGCGTCAACGCGATGGTGGTGGAGCTGGACCAGGAGCCTAAGGGGAAGGACATGGAGAGGGCCCTCGCTTCCCTCATCGGCGGCAATGGCCGGAACCCCCCAGTCCCCGCCGTCTACATCGGTGGTCGCCTAGTGGGCCCCACGGAGAGGGTGATGGCCCACCACATCAACGGCACCCTCGTCCACATGCTGCGAGAGGCAGGGGCCCTCTGGATCCTCTAA